The Solanum pennellii chromosome 11, SPENNV200 genome contains a region encoding:
- the LOC107004276 gene encoding uncharacterized protein LOC107004276 yields MSDETPTTATALSVVTTAAGDQDTDSSTTASKPHIRWSDSYTKAHDAIQSLSSILPSVPPSLSSSETPAACLLRDTETAAQISKLLRQPDSGAGDDNLCRWLYDTFQSNEPELHLVVLRFLPIIAGVYLSKVNLHKPLAGFEAVLLALYAHETSNRNSQSITVNIPDLSHSSIYHETNKAAKNSATELNLAVISPTLEPYGTVRSMKRGRIVGVALELYYTKIPQIPVESKLEFCEFCRIWSSGQVGEDNADMKRRIHMPWELLQPILRILGHCLMGHKKDEKLYESAIGAIGCLYERALHDLNTKAMLATGSLLQLVKLATECEEVDYTEITETNTITL; encoded by the coding sequence atgTCCGACGAAACCCCCACCACCGCCACCGCTCTCTCCGTCGTCACCACGGCTGCCGGCGACCAAGATACAGACTCCTCCACCACCGCAAGCAAACCACACATCCGATGGTCAGATTCCTACACAAAAGCTCACGACGCAATCCAATCATTATCTTCCATTCTCCCTTCCGTCCCTCCTTCACTATCTTCCTCCGAAACTCCGGCAGCCTGCCTCCTCCGTGACACCGAAACCGCCGCACAAATCTCTAAACTCCTCCGTCAACCAGATTCCGGCGCCGGCGACGACAATCTCTGCCGATGGCTTTACGATACATTCCAATCAAACGAACCGGAACTCCACCTCGTCGTCCTCCGATTTCTACCAATAATCGCCGGAGTTTATCTCTCTAAAGTCAATCTCCATAAACCATTAGCCGGATTCGAAGCTGTATTACTCGCATTATACGCACACGAAACCTCCAATCGTAACTCCCAATCCATTACCGTCAACATCCCAGATCTATCACATTCCAGTATTTACCACGAAACAAACAAAGCAGCTAAAAACTCCGCTACAGAACTCAATCTCGCCGTAATTTCCCCTACCTTAGAACCATACGGAACCGTCAGATCGATGAAACGAGGTCGTATCGTCGGGGTAGCATTGGAACTCTACTACACCAAAATCCCCCAAATTCCAGTTGAATCGAAACTTGAATTCTGCGAATTTTGCAGGATTTGGTCGTCGGGGCAAGTAGGAGAAGATAATGCAGATATGAAAAGAAGGATTCATATGCCATGGGAGCTTTTACAGCCAATTTTGAGGATTTTAGGACATTGCTTAATGGGTcataaaaaagatgaaaaattgtaTGAAAGTGCAATTGGAGCAATTGGGTGTTTGTATGAAAGAGCTTTACATGATTTGAATACGAAAGCCATGTTAGCTACCGGTAGTCTTCTTCAGCTAGTGAAATTGGCGACAGAATGTGAAGAGGTTGATTATACAGAGATTACAGAGACGAATACTATCACGCTTTGA
- the LOC107003386 gene encoding uncharacterized protein LOC107003386, translating to MEDQCSPLSWPYNYYLEEGIEELKHSLVYTTLELENTVISAHEELARKDEEILQLKDLLTRVMKERDEAQGKCQRIGMEKIILQQQLLQQQQVHVQFQFQKHNQNNVVIESAPISSGTTISHDNQEHDHILKGVVDSNHNNNICVLSNSSDCDENNVVSPPLLVQDLIENVVIKKPLPEKGKFLQAVMEAGPLLQTLLLAGPLPQWQHPPPQLNSIDIPPVTIASPTPRLLHQDSALSSSTGGISPGATTCFGQKRDVVGAGFNIVEGIDTTSKYQKVVHQSPLTNM from the exons atggaagatcaATGTAGCCCTCTTAGTTGGCCTTATAACTACTACCTAGAAGAG GGGATAGAAGAATTGAAGCATTCATTGGTGTACACAACATTGGAATTGGAGAATACTGTGATTTCAGCTCATGAGGAACTTGCAAGAAAAGATGAGGAGATTTTGCAACTTAAGGATCTATTGACTAGAGTTATGAAAGAAAGAGATGAAGCACAAGGCAAATGTCAAAGGATTGGAATGGAGAAAATTATACTACAACAACAATTGCTCCAACAACAACAAGTACACGtacaatttcaatttcaaaaacatAACCAAAATAATGTTGTTATAGAAAGTGCACCTATTTCTAGTGGCACAACAATTAGTCATGACAATCAAGAACATGACCACATTTTAAAAGGGGTAGTTGACTctaaccacaacaacaacatttgtGTACTTTCTAATTCCTCAGATTGTGATGAAAACAATGTTGTTTCACCACCATTATTAGTCCAAGATTTAATTGAAAATGTTGTAATCAAGAAGCCATTGCCAGAGAAGGGGAAATTCTTGCAAGCTGTGATGGAAGCAGGGCCATTACTTCAAACACTTTTACTAGCAGGACCACTACCTCAATGGCAACATCCACCACCACAACTCAATTCAATTGACATTCCTCCGGTCACTATTGCCTCCCCTACTCCGCGTTTGCTACATCAGGACTCTGCCCTGAGTAGTAGCACCGGGGGAATCTCCCCCGGTGCTACAACATGTTTTGGTCAAAAAAGGGATGTTGTTGGGGCTGGTTTTAACATTGTTGAAGGCATTGATACTACTTCAAAGTATCAAAAAGTTGTTCACCAATCACCATTGACCAACATGTAG
- the LOC107003236 gene encoding SHUGOSHIN 2 isoform X1, protein MEANTRNSPRKKLADISNLPLRKRLSRQDKTPEHIPAASKEYLERIQKENMALMKMLAERNKIIEITGVEMQKLRINVRKMQQQNQLLAQANTKMLAELNSNKDRVKALQHELGCIKGVLNVRKSEAEEQLRTNMCQDLSDEVKPMKCEEAGDLSLRKGDAEKARNLKKRPQSKSMGSSEQVQCEDKTANKRSCVRRQSARFKPEALKLSEDSFEVQDNCALHSSTSDPVQENGSASVCMSSDDVHPSSRFEPTPFGRASLGRPSREAAKRVQSYREIPVNIKMRRPQ, encoded by the exons ATGGAAGCTAATACGAGGAATAGTCCAAGGAAAAAGCTTGCTGATATCAGTAACTTACCATTGCGAAAGAGATTGTCTAGACAAGATAAGACTCCAGAACATATCCCAGCTGCTTCGAAAGAGTATCTAGAAAGGATCCAGAAG GAAAATATGGCGTTGATGAAGATGTTAGCCGAAAGGAA CAAGATCATTGAAATAACTGGGGTAGAGATGCAGAAACTGAGAATTAATGTGCGGAAAATGCAACAACAAAACCAGCTGCTTGCTCAAGCAAACACTAAAATGCTTGCG gaattaaattcaaataaagatAGG GTCAAAGCATTACAACATGAGCTTGGATGCATAAAAGGTGTACTTAATGTTAGAAAGTCTGAAGCAGAA GAGCAACTGAGAACAAATATGTGCCAAGATCTGAGTGATGAG GTGAAACCCATGAAGTGTGAGGAGGCAGGAGATCTATCATTAAGAAAAGGAGACGCCGAGAAAGCCAGAAATCTCAAAAAGAGACCCCAGTCAAAGA GCATGGGCTCTTCTGAGCAAGTTCAATGTGAGGATAAGACGGCAAATAAAAG ATCCTGCGTAAGGAGGCAGTCTGCTAGGTTTAAACCTGAGGCGCTGAAACTCAGTGAAGATTCTTTTGAGGTACAAGATAATTGTGCTCTGCATTCATCAACAAGTGATCCAGTGCAAGAAAATGGTTCGGCATCCGTATGCATGTCATCCGATGACGTACACCCTTCTTCGAGGTTTGAACCTACACCCTTCGGAAGAGCATCTCTGGGTAGGCCATCAAGGGAGGCAGCTAAGAGAGTTCAGTCGTACAGGGAAATTCCTGTGAATATAAAAATGCGAAGACCGCAATGA
- the LOC107003236 gene encoding SHUGOSHIN 2 isoform X2, whose amino-acid sequence MEANTRNSPRKKLADISNLPLRKRLSRQDKTPEHIPAASKEYLERIQKENMALMKMLAERNKIIEITGVEMQKLRINVRKMQQQNQLLAQANTKMLAELNSNKDRVKALQHELGCIKGVLNVRKSEAEVKPMKCEEAGDLSLRKGDAEKARNLKKRPQSKSMGSSEQVQCEDKTANKRSCVRRQSARFKPEALKLSEDSFEVQDNCALHSSTSDPVQENGSASVCMSSDDVHPSSRFEPTPFGRASLGRPSREAAKRVQSYREIPVNIKMRRPQ is encoded by the exons ATGGAAGCTAATACGAGGAATAGTCCAAGGAAAAAGCTTGCTGATATCAGTAACTTACCATTGCGAAAGAGATTGTCTAGACAAGATAAGACTCCAGAACATATCCCAGCTGCTTCGAAAGAGTATCTAGAAAGGATCCAGAAG GAAAATATGGCGTTGATGAAGATGTTAGCCGAAAGGAA CAAGATCATTGAAATAACTGGGGTAGAGATGCAGAAACTGAGAATTAATGTGCGGAAAATGCAACAACAAAACCAGCTGCTTGCTCAAGCAAACACTAAAATGCTTGCG gaattaaattcaaataaagatAGG GTCAAAGCATTACAACATGAGCTTGGATGCATAAAAGGTGTACTTAATGTTAGAAAGTCTGAAGCAGAA GTGAAACCCATGAAGTGTGAGGAGGCAGGAGATCTATCATTAAGAAAAGGAGACGCCGAGAAAGCCAGAAATCTCAAAAAGAGACCCCAGTCAAAGA GCATGGGCTCTTCTGAGCAAGTTCAATGTGAGGATAAGACGGCAAATAAAAG ATCCTGCGTAAGGAGGCAGTCTGCTAGGTTTAAACCTGAGGCGCTGAAACTCAGTGAAGATTCTTTTGAGGTACAAGATAATTGTGCTCTGCATTCATCAACAAGTGATCCAGTGCAAGAAAATGGTTCGGCATCCGTATGCATGTCATCCGATGACGTACACCCTTCTTCGAGGTTTGAACCTACACCCTTCGGAAGAGCATCTCTGGGTAGGCCATCAAGGGAGGCAGCTAAGAGAGTTCAGTCGTACAGGGAAATTCCTGTGAATATAAAAATGCGAAGACCGCAATGA